Below is a genomic region from Acidobacteriota bacterium.
CGATTGGGGCCGCCTCGTTCAACAACGAGTTCGGGCGTCCAAACCTCGCCGGCTACTTCCGCAGTTACGAGCAGCGCGTGGGCGGCGTGCTTCGCGGGTACCACAAGCCGATCATGCTGGCGGGGGGCGTTGGCAACATCTGCGCAGACGACGCCCTCAAGGCTGACATCCCGCCCGGCTCGCTGCTCGTCCAGATCGGCGGGCCCGGCATGCTCATCGGCATGGGAGGCGGGTCTGCCTCGTCGATGACGACCGGCGCCAACACGGCCGACCTCGACTTCGACTCGGTCCAGCGTGGCAACGCGGAGATTCAGCGGCGCGCGCAGGAAGTCATCGATCGCTGCTGCGCCCTCGGGACGGCCAATCCCATTCTCTCGATCCATGACGTCGGGGCAGGCGGTCTGTCGAACGCGCTGCCTGAACTGGCTCACGGCTCGGGCCGGGGAGCACGGATCGATCTGCGGGCCGCACCCAACGAAGAACCCGGGATGACGCCTCGCGAGGTGTGGTGCAACGAGGCACAGGAGCGGTACGTGCTGGCGATTGCGCCAGCAGATCTCGATCGTTTCCGCGCACTCTGCGAGCGCGAGCGCTGCCCCTTCGCCGTCGTCGGCGTCGCCACAGACGATGAGCGGCTCGAGGTTCAAGATCCGCTCTTCGGTAACGCGCCGGTCGACATGGACTTGCCGGCGCTGCTCGGCAAGCCGCCGCGGATGACCCGCGATGTCGCCCACCGGACGATCAACGTCGAGCCGTTTGACGGGCGGGGTGTGTCGATTGCCGAAGCCGCCCATCTGGTGCTCGGCGCTCCGACGGTGGCGGACAAGACCTTTCTCGTCACCATCGGCGATCGCACGGTCGGCGGCCTGTGTTCGCGCGATCAATCGGTGGGGCCGTGGCAGGTCCCCGTGGCCGACTGCGCCACGACGCTGCTCTCCTTCGAGGGCTACGCGGGCGAGGCATTCGCCATCGGCGAGCGGACGCCGATCGCGGCGATCGACGCGCCGGCGTCCGGGCGAATGGCTGTCGGGGAGGCCTTGACCAACCTGGCGGCCGCCCCCTTGCGCGCACTCTCGCTGGTCAAGCTCTCCGCGAACTGGATGGCCGCCGGCGGCGCGCCGGGCGAAGATGCGGCACTGTTCGACACGGTTCGAGCGGTCGCGCTCGAGTTGTGCCCCGCGCTCGGCATCAGCATCCCGGTCGGCAAGGACTCGATGTCGATGCGCACGCAGTGGACCGAGGACGCCGCGGCCCGCGATGTCGTAAGTCCGGTGTCGCTGGTCGTTTCGGCGTTCGCCCCGTGCGACGATGTCCGGCCCACGTGGACGCCACAGCTGAAGACCGGCGTCGGCGCGACATCACTCGTGTTGATCGACCTCTCTGGCGGCCAGGCGAGGTTGGGTGGCTCCATCCTGGCGCAGGTGCTCGGACAGGCCGGTGGTGACGTGCCGGATCTCGACAGCCCGACGGCCATTCGCGGCCTGTTTGCGGCGCTCGCTAAACTGCGGGCAGCAGGCCTCGTGCTGGCGTACCACGATCGATCGGACGGCGGCCTCTTCGTGACGGCGGCGGAAATGGCCTTTGCCGGTCATGCTGGCGTGACGCTTGAGGCAGACGCGATCGGCGCTCGGCCGGCTGTGGATGAATCCGGCCTTCTCGCCGAGTTGTTCTCGGAGGAACTGGGCGCGGTGATCCAGGTTCGCGATGCCGACCTCTCGAGGGCGCTCGCGGTGTTACAGATCCATAGTGTCGACGGCCGGATGGTTGGGCGCGTCACTGAGGACGGCACGCTGCGCGTGACACGCGGCGGCCAGGAGTTGTTCTGCGAGTCGCGCGTCGCGCTGCAGCGCGTGTGGAGCGAGACGACGTGGCTGCTGCAGTCTCTGCGCGACAACCCGGCATCAGCCCAACAGGAGTACGACCGGATCCTGGATGGCGGCGAGCCTGGCATCACTCCGGTCTTGCGGTTCACGCCGGCCGAAGATGTCGCCGCGCCGTTTGTCGCGACAGGCGCCAGACCTCCCATTGCGATCCTGCGTGAGCAGGGCGTGAACGGCGAAGTCGAAATGGCGGCGGCGTTCGACCGCGCCGGCTTCGAGGCGCACGACGTGCACATGAGCGACATCATCTCCGGGCGCGTGTCGCTCGAGTCGTTTCGGGGCCTGGCGGCGTGCGGCGGGTTCTCGTACGGCGACGTGCTGGGCGGCGGTGAAGGGTGGGCGAAGTCGATTCTCTACAACCCCCGGGCCCGCGACGAATTCTCGGCGTTCTTCGAGCGGTCAGACACTTTCGCGCTCGGCGTCTGCAATGGATGCCAGATGATGGCCGCGTTGAAATCGCTGATTCCCGGAGCGGAGGCCTGGCCGCGGTTCGCCAAGAACGCGTCCGAACAATTCGAGGCCCGGTTGATTACGGTGGAGATCGTGTCGAGCCCCTCGTTGTTCTTCACGGGAATGGCCGGGAGTCTGCTCCCCGTTGTCACCGCGCACGGCGAAGGCCGAGCGGTGTTCGACCGGCCCGAAGACGCGCAGCGGGTCATCATGTCGGCTCGGCTGGTCGATAATCGGGGGCGGGCGACCGAGGTCTATCCTCTCAACCCGAACGGTTCACCCGGTGGCCTGACTGCCGCGACCACCGCCGACGGCCGGTTCACGATCCTCATGCCTCACCCTGAACGGGTCTTCCGTTCGGTGCAGCTCTCCTGGCATCCGGACAGTTGGGGCGAGGACAGCCCCTGGATGCGGCTCTTCCGCAACGCGCGCGTCTACGTCGGCTAGTGTCCGGCTACTTGCCCTTCGTCGCCGCCGGCTTCGCCGGAGCCGGCAGATCGACCACCGCCGCCTGCAGAATCTCCTTGGACTTCTCGTCCTGCACGAAGGCCACCACGCGAAGGTGTGACGTGTCGATGGCGTTCTTGCGTTCGATGAACTGGAACTTGCCGAAGCGCTGACTCGCGCCGCCCTCCATGTCATCCAGGTGCGCCTTGGCGTCGGCCACAATCCTGGCGACGTCGAACGTGTGTGTCACCTTCGTGGTTTGCCCGGGCGCAACGTCGAAGCCGAGTTTGTCCTTTTCGGTGGACGCCAGACTGCGAACGACCATCGGGTGAAACCGCACGCCGTTCTCGCCGGTGTAGTGCACGATCTCCTCGACCAGCGCCACCTGCAACCTGAGCTTCTGATCGACCTTTCCGGTCCTGGCCGTCTTTCCGACCTCAGCCGCAACATCAACCTTCCCGTTCTTCATGCCGGCCTGCAGCTTGATCCGCGCGCCTGGCTTACCCTCGAGGCGCTTGTCGATGACGGATTCAACCGAGTCCTTGAAGAGCCTCTCCGCCTGGGCCGCGCCGCCGCCGCCGACCTTCTGGCTTCCGCCGTCGATGACGTAGGTGGGCGTCCCCGGCACGTCGTAGAAATCCTTGCGGGTCTGCGTGGACGGGTTGGTCATCGGATCGGGCCGCGGGATGTGGAGGTGATAGACGAGCACCGCGACGTCCTTGGCCGAGTAGCGATCAAGGGCTGCCTCAAACGCCATGTCGGCCGCAACGCAGGGCGGACAGCCGGCCCCGGTGAACAACTCGGCGACAACCATGCGATCGGTGCGCTTCTTTGAGGCCGTGTACGGCGTGGTCTCGACTTTCGCCGCCTCCTTCTCGTAGCGCTCGTCGAGCATCTTGTCGAGATCGGCGGGCGATCCGCCGTGTGTCTGCTTGTAGACCGCCTCGAGGTCGGCTCGCGACGCGGCCGTCACCCGGCCAGCCATCGTGGCTACCGTCAGGTACTCGATCTGTTCGAACGGATGGTTGGCCAGCTTGGCGTAATCCGCCAGCTTCAACGCCGCGACCCCTCCCGTCTTGGGCGCCAGAGTGTAGGCATCCCGATAGGCCTTCTCGGCGTCGGCCGTCTTCCCCCGCTTGTCCAGAATCTGGCCGAGTGTCATCAGACCCGCCTGCCGCTGTGAAACGAGCCGGCTCGAGTACTCCGCATCCGTCATCGCCGGACGCGGTTTGGCTGTCGGATTCCGCTTGGCCGCCTCGGCCTGCGCTTCGGCGGCAGCCTTCTTCTCGAGGTCTATCCACGCTTTCTCATTGCCGAGCACGTCGAGCGCTTTCTTCGCGTACTGTTCGGCCTCGTCGAGCAGCGCGCCGGTGCTTGTCAATCCGCTGGCGACGGATCCGAGACGCCTCGCCCGCTCATTCGGGGTGGATGCCGCATCCACGAACTTCCTGGCCTGTTCCTGGAGAGCCTTGAGGTCGGTCGTCGCCCTCTTGGTCATCGTGTTGATGATGCTGGCCTCGGCGGAGCTGGCCGCCGAGGTCTTCGGGAACTCGGCGATCACCTTGTTGAGCGCCTCAATCTGCTTGTCGGGATCGGTAATGGACGAAGCCTCCTTCAGCGCCTTGGCTTCGGGAGTGACCTCGCGCGCCGGGGTCGTGGCAGCCGGGGCGGGCTTCGGATCGGCTGGCTTCTGCCCGGTCGATCCTGTGACCGGCGGCTTCGCCTGAACGGCGGGTTTGGCGGTTGGAATCGCCGCGGGTTTCGCCTGGTCGGCGGGTCTTGTCTGGGCCGCGGTAGTCGCTGGTTGTTTCGGAGCAGTCGGTGTCGTCTGTGCGGCAGCGGCGGAGGCGCTGATGATGGCGGCGGCCATCGCGGCGGTGCACAGTCTGATGGTGAAACGGGAGCGGTGTTCAATCGTCATGATGCCTCGCTATGGGAGAGCCCGGGCGGGACCGGGGCGCCCCATTGTGCAGCGAATCCGGGCTGGTTGTCACGCGCAAGTCTGGTCTATCTTGACTCGGTGAATTCGGACGTGCCATCCTCGAGGATCGTGGCTTGTGAAGGAGGTGCCGTGTGACGGGTGGATCTCGCAGGATTCGGGTTGCGGCGGTTGTGGAGATCGCGTGCCTGACGGCCCTGGCGGCGGCGGTCGCGGCCAGTAGTCACGCACGGTCACAGGATCCGACGGCCGCGGCGGCGCCAGTGAGCGCCCAGGAGCTTCCAGTCCACAAGATTCCGATTCCCGGCGAGGCCGCCGAGGGGTACTTCTCGCCCGACAGCAAGAGCATGATCTGCAACGCCAGGATGGCGGACGACAAGCAGTT
It encodes:
- the purL gene encoding phosphoribosylformylglycinamidine synthase; translated protein: MVVLKIPGGLALSTFRLDKLNRLVRAQEPGLEIRSARFWHFVETARSLTQSESDTLTKLLTYGGVAPEPVGRPILVTPRFGTISPWSSKATDIAKQCRLDAVKRVERGTAFDVEGTGAVCAIFPLLHDRMTETIIGSIDEAAGLFHHSAPKPLTLVDVLGRGRSALDEANAAFGLALAPDEIDYLVAYFTSHRRNPTDVELTMFAQANSEHCRHKIFNASWIIDGQPRAETLFGMIRKTHQAHPQGTVVAYSDNAAVMEGRRVRRFFADPDTGRYLYRETDLHTLMKVETHNHPTAISPFPGAATGSGGEIRDEGATGRGSKPKAGLCGFSVSHLRIPGHERPWEGPESRPGRISSPLAIMIDGPIGAASFNNEFGRPNLAGYFRSYEQRVGGVLRGYHKPIMLAGGVGNICADDALKADIPPGSLLVQIGGPGMLIGMGGGSASSMTTGANTADLDFDSVQRGNAEIQRRAQEVIDRCCALGTANPILSIHDVGAGGLSNALPELAHGSGRGARIDLRAAPNEEPGMTPREVWCNEAQERYVLAIAPADLDRFRALCERERCPFAVVGVATDDERLEVQDPLFGNAPVDMDLPALLGKPPRMTRDVAHRTINVEPFDGRGVSIAEAAHLVLGAPTVADKTFLVTIGDRTVGGLCSRDQSVGPWQVPVADCATTLLSFEGYAGEAFAIGERTPIAAIDAPASGRMAVGEALTNLAAAPLRALSLVKLSANWMAAGGAPGEDAALFDTVRAVALELCPALGISIPVGKDSMSMRTQWTEDAAARDVVSPVSLVVSAFAPCDDVRPTWTPQLKTGVGATSLVLIDLSGGQARLGGSILAQVLGQAGGDVPDLDSPTAIRGLFAALAKLRAAGLVLAYHDRSDGGLFVTAAEMAFAGHAGVTLEADAIGARPAVDESGLLAELFSEELGAVIQVRDADLSRALAVLQIHSVDGRMVGRVTEDGTLRVTRGGQELFCESRVALQRVWSETTWLLQSLRDNPASAQQEYDRILDGGEPGITPVLRFTPAEDVAAPFVATGARPPIAILREQGVNGEVEMAAAFDRAGFEAHDVHMSDIISGRVSLESFRGLAACGGFSYGDVLGGGEGWAKSILYNPRARDEFSAFFERSDTFALGVCNGCQMMAALKSLIPGAEAWPRFAKNASEQFEARLITVEIVSSPSLFFTGMAGSLLPVVTAHGEGRAVFDRPEDAQRVIMSARLVDNRGRATEVYPLNPNGSPGGLTAATTADGRFTILMPHPERVFRSVQLSWHPDSWGEDSPWMRLFRNARVYVG